The following coding sequences are from one Pelagovum sp. HNIBRBA483 window:
- a CDS encoding class I fructose-bisphosphate aldolase, whose protein sequence is MKTTRTVQKILANYEGETPGVKANLARMLMNGKLGGTGKMIILPVDQGFEHGPARSFAPNAAGYDPHYHYQLAIDAGLNAYAAPLGMIEAGADTFAGQIPTILKANSANSLMSDTAGKNQAVTASVDDALRLGCAAIGFTIYPGSDMALDMFEEIVEMRKEAAAKGVATVIWSYPRGEAISNDGETAVDIAAYAAQIAALLGAHIIKIKLSTDHLELGEAKKVYEAQNIDIATQAARVRHCMESSFGGRRIVVFSGGAKKGTDSVYDDARAIRDGGGNGSIIGRNSFQRSREDALDMLGKLVDIYRGRA, encoded by the coding sequence ATGAAAACCACCCGCACCGTTCAGAAAATTCTCGCTAACTACGAAGGCGAAACACCTGGCGTGAAAGCAAATCTTGCGCGCATGCTAATGAACGGCAAGCTTGGCGGCACCGGCAAAATGATCATCCTCCCCGTCGATCAAGGGTTCGAGCATGGCCCTGCCCGCAGCTTCGCGCCTAACGCAGCAGGCTATGATCCGCATTACCATTACCAATTGGCAATCGACGCAGGGCTGAATGCCTACGCCGCCCCGCTTGGAATGATAGAAGCGGGCGCAGATACCTTCGCAGGCCAAATCCCAACCATTTTGAAAGCGAACTCTGCCAATTCGCTCATGTCGGATACCGCTGGCAAGAACCAAGCCGTGACTGCAAGCGTCGATGACGCGCTGCGCCTCGGCTGTGCCGCCATCGGCTTCACGATCTATCCGGGTTCTGACATGGCCCTCGATATGTTTGAAGAGATTGTCGAGATGCGCAAGGAAGCCGCCGCCAAAGGCGTCGCTACCGTGATCTGGTCCTACCCGCGTGGTGAGGCGATTTCCAATGATGGCGAAACCGCCGTCGATATCGCCGCCTATGCCGCCCAGATCGCCGCCCTTCTCGGCGCACATATCATCAAGATCAAATTGTCGACCGATCACCTTGAACTTGGCGAAGCGAAAAAGGTTTACGAAGCCCAGAACATCGACATCGCCACCCAAGCCGCACGGGTGCGTCATTGCATGGAGTCCTCGTTCGGCGGTCGCCGCATCGTCGTGTTCTCTGGCGGGGCCAAAAAGGGCACAGATAGCGTTTATGACGACGCGCGCGCGATCCGTGACGGCGGCGGCAACGGCTCGATCATCGGACGCAACTCGTTCCAGCGGTCCCGCGAGGACGCACTGGATATGCTCGGCAAACTGGTCGACATCTATCGCGGGCGCGCCTGA
- a CDS encoding septum formation initiator family protein gives MSVFGKNGFGAALYFTGAFCLGLYFIYSAIQGDFGVLRHLEVGAEKTDLQDELSKLQSEVAEMENLTLRLSDKYLDLDLLDQQARDVLGLIRTDEIIIR, from the coding sequence ATGAGTGTTTTCGGTAAGAACGGCTTTGGTGCAGCCCTGTATTTTACAGGAGCATTTTGCTTGGGCCTCTATTTCATCTACTCGGCCATTCAGGGTGATTTCGGCGTACTGCGTCATCTTGAGGTCGGCGCAGAGAAGACAGACCTGCAAGACGAGCTATCAAAGCTTCAGTCGGAGGTTGCCGAAATGGAAAACCTCACCTTGCGTCTCTCAGATAAGTATCTGGATCTCGATCTTCTGGATCAGCAAGCGCGTGACGTTTTGGGCCTCATCCGCACGGACGAAATCATCATCCGCTAA